One Osmerus eperlanus chromosome 23, fOsmEpe2.1, whole genome shotgun sequence DNA segment encodes these proteins:
- the wu:fd46g04 gene encoding endonuclease domain-containing 1 protein, protein MKINCLFLLTILLAPLSKGEVTSFSNCRQFFVNGVAPTILVDLQNNNRYQQICQCLLDQNDRPVYYYATLYDTANKIPVYSAYEFQHQDVDRTDRWYVEPQLDGGVRTCMGGLSHIPSIDRGRNQAVGKDYDGSGFDKGHLYPVHHTSTQASMLATSTLTNAAPQDPGFNRGQWRRHEEGLALLLGGRCSQAHVVTGVVPGNTQIGNGVRVARFYWSAYCCLETGVSLTSEGYFGPDNNGRVETLTLRDLETRLTGYYGMPFSVFGGKCR, encoded by the exons ATGAAGATCAACTGTTTGTTTCTTCTAACTATCCTCCTCGCTCCTCTTTCTAAAGGAGAAGTGACTTCTTTCAGTAACTGCAGGCAGTTCTTCGTCAACGGAGTTGCCCCTACAATACTTGTGGACttacaaaacaacaacaggTACCAGCAAATATGTCAGTGTCTACTGGACCAGAACGACAGACCTGTTTACTACTATGCTACGCTGTACGATACCGCAAACAAGATTCCGGTGTATTCTGCTTATGAGTTTCAGCACCAAGACGTCGATCGGACGGACAGGTGGTATGTCGAACCCCAG ctTGACGGAGGTGTGCGCACATGCATGGGCGGCCTGAGCCACATTCCGTCCATAGACAGGGGTCGGAACCAGGCCGTGGGGAAGGACTACGACGGCTCAGGCTTCGACAAGGGCCACCTGTACCCGGtccaccacacctccacccaggcCTCCATGCTGgccacctccaccctgaccaacGCCGCCCCCCAGGACCCGGGCTTCAACCGTGGCCAGTGGAGGAGGCATGAGGAGGGCCTGGCCCTGCTCCTGGGGGGCAGGTGCTCCCAGGCCCACGTCGTCACCGGGGTCGTGCCAGGGAACACGCAGATCGGGAATGGTGTCAGAGTGGCACGGTTCTACTGGAGTGCCTACTGTTGCTTGGAGACCGGTGTTTCGCTCACGTCGGAGGGTTACTTCGGTCCCGACAACAACGGCCGGGTGGAGACGCTCACTCTGAGGGACCTGGAGACCAGGCTGACTGGGTATTATGGGATGCCGTTCTCTGTGTTTGGTGGGAAGTGTCGATGA
- the casq1b gene encoding LOW QUALITY PROTEIN: calsequestrin-1b (The sequence of the model RefSeq protein was modified relative to this genomic sequence to represent the inferred CDS: deleted 1 base in 1 codon), with protein sequence MKWGWVFLGALFSLGALALGEMGMEIPEYDGQDRVHDLNAKNYKSVMKKYDVMVIYYHKHPGNKHALKQFEMEELALELAAQVLDDLDDEDIGFALVDEKKDSAVAKKLGLDEVESIYIFSDNEIIEYDGELAADTLVEFLYDVIEDPVEIIDNERELKGFFNIDEDIKLVGYFKSEKSPHFIEYDDAAEEFHPFIKFFATFDPKIAKRLKLKLNEVDFYEPFMDEPDTIPGKPYMEAELVDYIEEHDRPTLRKLEPHSMYEIWEDDIDGEHIVAFAEEDDPDGFEFLEILKEVARENTDNPDLSIIWIDPDDFPLLVPYWEKTFGIDLSSPQIGVVDVEDADSVWLEMDDDDDMPTADELETWVEDVLSGKIDPDNDDEDDDDEDDDDEDDDDEDDDEDDDEDDEEDDEDDDEDDGEDEDDEDDEDDDDDDE encoded by the exons ATGAAGTGGGGTTGGGTGTTTTTGGGGGCGCTGTTCTCCCTGGGGGCGCTGGCCCTG GGGGAAATGGGCATGGAGATCCCTGAGTACGACGGGCAGGACCGCGTCCACGACCTCAACGCCAAGAACTACAAGTCTGTGATGAAGAAGTACGACGTGATGGTGATCTACTACCACAAGCACCCCGGAAACAAACACGCCCTGAAGCAGTTCGAGATGGAGGAGCTTGCCCTGGAG cttgcAGCTCAGGTGCTGGATGATCTGGACGACGAGGACATTGGGTTTGCTCTGGTCGACGAGAAGAAGGACTCGGCTGTGGCCAAGAAGCTGG gtcTGGATGAAGTGGAGAGCATCTACATCTTCTCCGACAACGAGATCATCGAGTACGATGGCGAGCTGGCAGCAGACACCCTGGTGGAGTTCTTGTACGAC GTGATCGAGGACCCCGTGGAGATCATCGACAACGAGCGGGAGCTGAAGGGGTTCTTCAACATCGACGAGGACATCAAGCTGGTGGGCTACTTCAAGAGCGAGAAGTCTCCTC ACTTCATCGAGTACGACGACGCGGCCGAGGAGTTTCATCCCTTCATCAAGTTCTTCGCCACCTTTGACCCCAAG ATTGCCAAGAGGCTGAAGCTGAAGCTGAACGAGGTGGACTTCTACGAGCCCTTCATGGACGAGCCCGACACCATCCCAGGGAAGCCCTACATGGAGGCGGAGCTTGTGGACTACATCGAGGAGCACGACAG GCCTACCCTGAGGAAGCTGGAGCCTCACAGCATGTACGAGATCTGG GAGGATGACATCGACGGCGAGCACATTGTTGCCTTTGCTGAGGAGGACGACCCAG ATGGTTTTGAGTTCCTGGAGATCCTGAAGGAGGTGGCCCGTGAGAACACGGACAACCCTGACCTCAGCATCATCTGGATCGACCCTGATGATTTCCCTCTG CTTGTGCCGTACTGGGAGAAGACCTTCGGAATcgacctgtcctctcctcagatCGGAGTGGTGGATGTTGAGGAC GCCGACAGTGTGTGGTTGGAGATGGACGATGACGACGACATGCCCACCGCCGACGAGCTGGAGACCTGGGTCGAGGACGTCCTGTCTGGGAAGATCGACCCTGACAACGATGACGAGGATGACGACGACGAGGATGACGACGACGAGGATGACGACgacgaggatgatgatgaggatgatgacgaggatgatgaagaagatgatgaagatgatgatgaggatgacggGGAAgacgaggatgatgaggatgatgaggatgacgaTGACGACGATGAATAA
- the LOC134010081 gene encoding butyrophilin subfamily 2 member A1-like: MFTLRCIMGPLIQDVRFQTILVLLTCLPVPNNAAFNLVVPSEPVIGFEGDDIILPCRLSPQNSAAHMSVTWFREGQFTSPLYGFDNGKENVRQDYTGRVNMSTQGLERGDVSLGAEGSAAGWKGSVPRISMATRNETFIQLSCSSEFWYPEPHMLWLDHRGQEVTSAQTEEARQSRDLFSISSRVKLGKERLQGISCVAMSHDRKYRLESAMKVTEGFYLGSVVDRGYISAGLIPFFLTLVSISASAVYTLVQRRHVKKRLMSLGERQAEVNEAKEEGASYINSIKKNEELFEITGKIPDSVWNLMVECAEEVTFDPDTAHNCLHILEDHTSVKCGQVGTGQSTNKRFGKVQCVLGKTGYTSGRHYWEVGLGNNTQWSVGVAQDPENRGSDNSIRPDNGYWSICLEDGTLRTVEESLTVLPSELKPATLGVFLDIDKQRVAFFNVEKRCHIHSFSFSERSTKELFPFFGPLTGCKEELRIIPPPSSLE, encoded by the exons ATGTTTACTCTCAGGTGCATCATGGGACCTTTGATCCAAGATGTCCGCTTCCAAACCATCCTCGTGCTTCTCACCTGCCTGCCCGTTCCAA ATAACGCCGCCTTCAACCTTGTCGTCCCTTCGGAGCCTGTGATTGGTTTCGAGGGCGATGACATCATCCTTCCCTGTCGCCTGTCTCCCCAGAACAGCGCAGCTCACATGAGCGTCACGTGGTTCAGGGAGGGGCAGTTTACTTCCCCCCTGTATGGGTTTGACAACGGGAAGGAGAATGTGAGACAGGACTACACGGGCAGAGTGAACATGTCCACACAGGGGTTGGAGAGGGGCGACGTGTCTCTGGGGGCTGAAGGGAGTGCTGCTGGCT GGAAAGGAAGTGTCCCTAGgatctccatggcaacacgCAACGAAACCTTCATTCAGTTGAGCTGCAGCTCTGAATTCTGGTACCCTGAACCTCACATGCTGTGGCTGGACCACcgtggacaggaagtgacatcagcgCAGACGGAGGAAGCGAGACAGTCACGTGACCTGTTCTCCATCAGCAGTCGAGTCAAACTGGGGAAGGAGCGACTCCAGGGCATCTCGTGTGTGGCGATGTCACATGACAGGAAGTACAGGCTGGAGTCTGCTATGAAGGTGACGG AGGGGTTTTACCTCGGTAGCGTGGTGGACCGCGGCTACATCTCCGCCGGTCTGATTCCCTTCTTCCTGACCCTGGTGTCGATCTCTGCGTCCGCTGTCTACACCCTCGTTCAGAGACGAC ATGTTAAGAAAAGACTAATGAGTTTGG GCGAAAGACAAGCGGAGGTAAACGAAGCCAAAGAAG AGGGAGCTTCTTATATTAACAGTATAAAGAAAAATGAAGAGTTGTTTG AAATCACTGGCAAAATCCCTGACTCTG tTTGGAACTTAATGGTGGAGTGTGCag AggaggtgacctttgaccctgatACAGCACATAACTGCCTGCACATATTAGAAGACCACACATCTGTCAAGTGTGGACAGGTCGGTACAGGACAGAGTACAAACAAAAGGTTTGGAAAGGTTCAGTGTGTCTTGGGAAAGACAGGGTACACTTCAGGGAGACATTACTGGGAGGTTGGTCTGGGGAACAACACACAGTGGAGTGTAGGAGTCGCCCAAGACCCTGAGAACAGGGGGTCGGATAACTCCATCCGCCCAGACAACGGCTACTGGAGTATCTGTTTGGAGGACGGAACGCTGCGGACTGTTGAGGAATCACTTACTGTTCTGCCTTCAGAACTGAAGCCTGCTACTCTGGGAGTGTTTCTGGACATTGACAAACAGAGAGTCGCTTTCTTCAACGTGGAGAAGAGGTGTCACATccactccttctctttctctgagagatCTACCAAGGAACTGTTTCCTTTCTTTGGACCTTTAACTGGGTGTAAAGAGGAACTCAGAattatccctcccccctcaagtTTAGAGTGA